One window of the Brevundimonas goettingensis genome contains the following:
- a CDS encoding CoA transferase subunit A, with amino-acid sequence MGKIVADAKAALEGVAFDGMTVMSGGFGLCGIPENLIAALRDSGVKGLTVISNNAGVDGFGLGQLLETRQIAKMISSYVGENKEFERQYLAGELQLEFNPQGTLAERIRAGGAGIPAFFTATGVGTLVAEGKEVRNFDGRDYVMETGLVADLAIVKAWKADERGNLVFRKTARNFNPMMATAGKVTLVEVEEIVPTGSLDPDQIHTPGIYVDRLFVGQFEKRIEQRTVRQRADA; translated from the coding sequence ATGGGGAAGATCGTCGCTGACGCGAAGGCGGCCCTTGAGGGCGTGGCCTTCGACGGCATGACCGTCATGTCCGGAGGCTTCGGCCTATGCGGCATTCCTGAGAACCTGATCGCCGCCTTGCGCGACAGCGGGGTCAAGGGCCTGACCGTCATCTCCAACAATGCGGGCGTGGACGGCTTCGGCCTCGGCCAGCTGCTGGAGACCCGCCAGATCGCCAAGATGATCTCCTCCTACGTCGGCGAGAACAAGGAGTTCGAGCGCCAGTACCTGGCCGGCGAGCTGCAGCTTGAGTTCAACCCCCAAGGCACCCTGGCCGAACGCATCCGCGCCGGCGGCGCCGGCATCCCCGCCTTCTTCACCGCCACCGGCGTCGGCACCCTGGTCGCCGAGGGCAAGGAGGTCCGCAACTTCGACGGCCGCGACTACGTCATGGAAACCGGCCTCGTCGCCGACCTGGCCATCGTCAAGGCGTGGAAGGCCGACGAGCGCGGCAACCTCGTCTTCCGCAAGACCGCCCGCAACTTCAACCCGATGATGGCCACCGCCGGCAAGGTGACCCTGGTCGAGGTCGAGGAAATCGTCCCGACCGGCTCGCTCGATCCGGACCAGATCCACACCCCCGGCATCTACGTCGACCGCCTGTTCGTCGGTCAGTTCGAGAAGCGAATCGAACAGCGCACTGTCCGTCAGCGCGCGGACGCCTGA
- a CDS encoding 3-oxoacid CoA-transferase subunit B, with translation MARTREQLAERAAKELQDGFYVNLGIGIPTLVANYIPEGMEVTLQSENGMLGMGPFPWAGEEDPDLINAGKQTITEIPESAYFSSADSFAMIRGGHINLSILGAMEVAENGDIANWMIPGKLVKGMGGAMDLVAGVKRVVVVMDHANKHGESKVLKACTLPLTGTGVVSRIITDLAVFDVKPDGAGLELIELSEGVTLDEVAAKTQATYSVAPSLA, from the coding sequence ATGGCCCGGACCCGCGAACAACTGGCTGAACGCGCCGCGAAAGAGCTGCAGGACGGCTTCTATGTGAACTTGGGCATCGGCATCCCGACCCTGGTCGCCAACTACATCCCCGAAGGCATGGAGGTCACCCTCCAGTCCGAGAACGGCATGCTGGGCATGGGCCCCTTCCCTTGGGCCGGTGAGGAAGACCCCGACCTGATCAACGCCGGCAAGCAGACCATCACCGAAATCCCCGAGAGCGCCTACTTCAGCTCGGCCGACAGCTTCGCCATGATCCGCGGCGGCCATATCAACCTGTCGATCCTGGGGGCCATGGAGGTCGCCGAGAACGGCGACATCGCCAACTGGATGATCCCCGGCAAGCTGGTGAAGGGCATGGGCGGCGCCATGGATCTGGTCGCGGGCGTCAAGCGCGTGGTCGTGGTCATGGATCACGCCAACAAGCACGGCGAATCCAAGGTCCTGAAGGCCTGCACCCTGCCCCTGACGGGCACGGGCGTGGTCAGCCGTATCATCACCGACCTGGCTGTCTTCGACGTCAAGCCGGACGGCGCCGGGCTGGAGCTGATCGAACTGTCCGAGGGCGTGACCCTCGACGAGGTCGCGGCCAAGACCCAGGCGACCTATTCCGTGGCGCCTTCGCTCGCCTAA
- a CDS encoding toxic anion resistance protein, producing the protein MSATNTHRVWPGLPAPDEARVAQLSPEAVSDGFGEDARKGLAALADRVRAEMRSGELTEALAVIHHLRAGLESLNPADLEPRKGLGGLFDSRKRRLKAFRDRFAEVTRTLAESLDDLQVRVGAVTRRSGVLEQLWTDIRHGVLEMDDFVAACLRKIAPVQATEPGPAPVLHPVHQRGHRLADARDAGVRLLPQVRVGQNADGQAARRLKMACDAIIEWHHEWADNLGVRALGVKGPKKQKKVAPDQARLITSRQTVLAMLDAAAREVETARQRRVEADARIEAARKAI; encoded by the coding sequence ATGTCGGCAACCAATACGCATCGGGTCTGGCCGGGTCTTCCCGCCCCGGATGAGGCGCGCGTGGCCCAGCTCTCGCCCGAGGCCGTCTCCGACGGCTTCGGCGAGGACGCCCGTAAAGGTCTGGCGGCCTTGGCCGACCGGGTCCGGGCCGAGATGCGCAGCGGTGAGCTGACCGAGGCCCTGGCCGTCATCCACCACCTGCGCGCCGGTCTGGAGAGCCTGAACCCGGCCGATCTGGAGCCTCGCAAGGGCTTGGGCGGCCTGTTCGACAGCCGCAAGCGCCGCCTCAAGGCCTTCCGCGACCGCTTCGCCGAGGTGACCCGCACCCTGGCTGAATCCCTGGACGACCTTCAGGTCCGCGTCGGGGCCGTGACCCGCCGCTCGGGCGTGCTGGAGCAGCTCTGGACCGACATCCGCCACGGCGTGCTCGAGATGGACGACTTCGTTGCCGCCTGCCTGAGGAAGATCGCCCCGGTCCAGGCGACCGAGCCCGGGCCCGCGCCCGTCCTGCATCCCGTGCATCAGCGCGGCCACCGCCTCGCCGACGCCCGCGACGCCGGGGTCCGCCTCCTGCCTCAGGTTCGCGTGGGCCAGAACGCCGACGGCCAGGCCGCGCGGCGGCTCAAGATGGCCTGCGACGCCATCATCGAGTGGCACCACGAATGGGCCGATAACCTCGGGGTCCGGGCCTTGGGCGTCAAAGGCCCGAAGAAGCAGAAGAAGGTCGCGCCCGATCAGGCCCGGCTGATCACCTCGCGCCAGACGGTGCTGGCCATGCTCGACGCCGCCGCCCGCGAGGTCGAGACCGCCCGCCAGCGCCGCGTCGAGGCCGACGCCCGCATCGAGGCCGCCCGCAAGGCGATCTAG
- a CDS encoding ABC-type transport auxiliary lipoprotein family protein, which translates to MIPTRILTVAAVAFALSGCSLLSTPKPVQLYRFGSSAPEAPGVTPQAMTPIPVALRRIDFPEASKGDRLLGVTGTEAAYIKGARWVSPAEVLFNDSLEAAFASNPRVRLIGRREPGIATRVLSVDVTRFEARYDAPGGTPTVVITARARMTILPERNVTSEEVFTVSQPANENRVSAIVSAFDIASRDLNAQIADWTATAAPTAAPAPATTR; encoded by the coding sequence GTGATCCCGACCCGCATCCTCACCGTCGCGGCGGTCGCCTTCGCCCTGTCGGGCTGTTCCCTGTTGTCGACGCCCAAGCCGGTGCAGCTTTACCGGTTCGGCTCCAGCGCTCCGGAAGCGCCCGGCGTCACGCCCCAGGCCATGACGCCCATCCCGGTGGCCCTGCGGCGCATCGACTTCCCCGAGGCGTCCAAGGGTGATCGCCTGCTCGGCGTGACTGGCACGGAAGCCGCCTACATCAAGGGCGCGCGCTGGGTCTCGCCGGCCGAGGTCCTGTTCAACGACAGCCTGGAGGCGGCGTTCGCCAGCAACCCGCGGGTGCGGCTGATCGGTCGGCGCGAGCCCGGGATCGCGACCCGGGTGCTGAGCGTCGATGTGACCCGCTTCGAGGCCCGCTACGACGCACCCGGCGGAACACCCACGGTGGTTATCACGGCCCGGGCCCGGATGACGATCCTGCCCGAGCGTAACGTGACCAGCGAGGAGGTTTTCACCGTCTCCCAGCCGGCCAACGAGAACCGGGTCTCGGCCATCGTCAGCGCCTTCGACATCGCCTCGCGTGACCTGAACGCCCAGATCGCCGACTGGACGGCGACGGCGGCGCCCACCGCGGCTCCGGCTCCGGCGACGACCCGCTAG
- a CDS encoding MlaD family protein, producing the protein MERDAHYAAVGIATVFLLLALALFTIWMARLQFNKDYDVYDIVFYGPVRGLSEGGEVHFNGIRVGEVTDLNLDPKKGDQVIARVRLNGTTPVRVSSRAQLEPQGITGLNYIQITAGTEGSALLKSQYPENVVPVIQSQPSPIAELLSGSGTVLAQTVDALNRINRVMSDDNIRSFSTSLKNIEALSTELEARKGMFKELEDALAKANAAVEEYRQLAVDARTVVNGDGRQAIANINKATEDARTAIASINRSANALERPLGEFSTTGLPQLTQTIEELNEATASLQSLIDDVRASPRDFIGRPASKEMEVQP; encoded by the coding sequence ATGGAAAGAGACGCACACTACGCCGCCGTCGGCATCGCAACGGTCTTCCTGTTGCTGGCCCTGGCGCTGTTCACGATCTGGATGGCTCGCCTCCAGTTCAACAAGGACTATGACGTCTATGACATCGTCTTCTACGGGCCGGTGCGCGGCCTGTCGGAGGGCGGCGAGGTCCATTTCAACGGCATCCGCGTCGGCGAGGTCACCGACCTGAACCTGGATCCCAAGAAGGGCGATCAGGTCATCGCCCGCGTCCGTCTGAACGGCACCACCCCGGTCCGCGTCTCCTCGCGCGCCCAGCTGGAGCCCCAGGGCATCACCGGGCTGAACTACATCCAGATCACCGCCGGGACCGAGGGCAGCGCCCTGCTCAAGAGCCAGTATCCCGAGAACGTCGTGCCGGTAATCCAGAGCCAGCCGTCGCCGATCGCCGAACTTCTGTCCGGCTCGGGCACGGTGCTGGCCCAGACGGTGGACGCCCTGAACCGGATCAACCGGGTCATGTCCGACGACAACATCCGCTCCTTCTCTACCAGCCTGAAGAACATCGAGGCCCTGTCGACCGAGCTCGAAGCGCGCAAGGGGATGTTCAAGGAGCTGGAAGACGCCCTGGCCAAGGCCAATGCGGCCGTTGAGGAATACCGTCAGCTAGCCGTCGATGCCCGTACGGTCGTCAATGGCGACGGACGCCAGGCCATCGCCAACATCAACAAGGCGACCGAGGACGCCCGCACGGCCATCGCCTCGATCAACCGGTCGGCCAATGCGCTGGAGCGTCCGCTGGGCGAGTTCTCGACCACGGGCCTGCCGCAGCTGACCCAGACCATCGAGGAGCTGAACGAGGCCACGGCCTCGCTGCAGAGCCTCATCGACGACGTCCGCGCCAGTCCGCGCGACTTCATCGGCCGTCCCGCATCCAAGGAAATGGAGGTCCAGCCGTGA
- a CDS encoding ABC transporter ATP-binding protein, with protein MTKAKTPEAEAPANDKAPDNLIEVRDLVSQFGDQVIHDGLNLDVQRGEVLGVVGGSGTGKTVLLNTIIGLKEPDGGTIRIFGHDTSDLSPEQSADIERRTGTLFQQGALFSSLSVLDNVASPLVEHTKLPRETIRELAEMKIAMVGLKPESHHQKPSELSGGMRKRVGLARALALDPELLFLDEPTAGLDPIGAAAFDELIRTLSDDLGLTVFMITHDLDSLYAICDKVAVLADKGIVAKATVQELERSDHPWIKEYFLGPRGRAATKAA; from the coding sequence GTGACCAAGGCGAAGACCCCGGAGGCGGAAGCGCCCGCGAACGACAAGGCGCCCGACAACCTCATCGAGGTGCGTGATCTGGTCAGTCAGTTCGGCGATCAGGTCATCCACGACGGGCTGAATCTCGATGTTCAGCGGGGCGAGGTTCTGGGCGTGGTCGGCGGGTCCGGGACCGGCAAGACCGTGCTGCTCAACACCATCATCGGGCTCAAGGAGCCTGATGGCGGCACGATCCGCATCTTTGGCCACGATACCTCGGACCTGAGCCCCGAACAGTCGGCCGACATCGAGCGGCGCACGGGAACGCTGTTCCAGCAGGGGGCGCTGTTCTCGTCGCTGAGCGTGCTCGACAACGTCGCCTCGCCGCTGGTGGAACATACGAAGTTGCCGCGCGAGACCATTCGCGAACTGGCCGAGATGAAGATCGCCATGGTCGGGCTGAAGCCGGAATCGCACCATCAGAAGCCGTCGGAGCTCTCGGGCGGGATGCGCAAGCGCGTGGGCCTCGCCCGCGCCCTGGCTCTGGATCCCGAACTGCTGTTCCTCGACGAACCGACGGCGGGGCTGGACCCCATCGGCGCCGCGGCCTTCGACGAGCTGATACGGACCCTGTCGGACGACCTGGGCCTGACCGTCTTCATGATCACACACGACCTCGATAGCCTTTACGCCATCTGCGACAAGGTCGCGGTCCTGGCCGACAAGGGGATCGTCGCCAAGGCCACGGTGCAGGAACTGGAGCGTTCCGATCATCCGTGGATCAAGGAATACTTCCTCGGACCGCGCGGACGCGCGGCCACCAAGGCCGCCTGA
- a CDS encoding ABC transporter permease, which translates to MSAADFQIDESGGDSAVLRLSGDWTTGGLGHAARRLSDQLSGRTVSRIDISGLGRFDTAGALIIAQATDKSLPADAWSSRPEAGRVYAMVEKLERESAPPPRRPDPLTRTFAKIGQGVYDIGGEMILSMAFLGRLITASGAAVRHPSDIRWPAWFSQGERAGLDAIPIIAVTNFFIGAVIAFLGANLLTQFGAGVFTVQLVAVATLRELAVLITAILLAGRSSSSFAAEIGSMRMNQEVDAMQVMGVNPFQALVIPRLAAMLVMMPLLTFVGILTGLLGGMLVTWSQLGYGPAFFIQQLGQDNTMATHLFVGMVKAPVFAIVIAAIGCRQGMSVAGDVESLGRRVTAAVVQAIFAIILLDAVFALIFLELNL; encoded by the coding sequence ATGAGCGCAGCGGATTTCCAGATCGATGAGTCGGGCGGCGACAGTGCGGTTCTGCGCCTCAGCGGCGACTGGACCACGGGCGGTCTTGGCCATGCGGCGCGCCGGCTCAGCGACCAGCTGTCCGGGCGTACGGTCTCGCGCATCGACATCTCGGGTCTGGGACGGTTCGACACCGCCGGCGCCCTGATCATCGCCCAGGCGACTGACAAGTCCCTGCCGGCCGATGCCTGGTCCTCACGACCCGAGGCGGGTCGCGTCTATGCGATGGTCGAAAAGCTGGAGCGCGAGAGCGCCCCGCCGCCGCGCAGGCCCGACCCCCTGACGCGAACCTTCGCCAAGATCGGTCAGGGCGTTTACGACATCGGCGGCGAGATGATCCTGTCGATGGCCTTCCTCGGTCGTCTGATCACCGCCTCTGGCGCGGCGGTGCGGCATCCCTCGGACATCCGCTGGCCTGCCTGGTTCAGCCAGGGTGAACGCGCCGGTCTGGACGCCATCCCCATCATCGCCGTGACCAATTTCTTCATCGGCGCCGTCATCGCCTTCCTCGGCGCGAACCTGCTGACCCAGTTCGGGGCTGGGGTGTTCACCGTTCAGCTGGTCGCCGTCGCCACCCTGCGTGAGCTGGCGGTCCTGATCACCGCCATCCTGCTGGCCGGTCGTTCGTCGTCGTCCTTCGCGGCGGAGATCGGGTCGATGCGGATGAACCAGGAGGTCGACGCCATGCAGGTTATGGGGGTCAATCCCTTCCAGGCCCTAGTCATTCCGCGGCTTGCCGCCATGCTGGTGATGATGCCGCTGCTCACCTTCGTCGGCATCCTGACCGGCCTGCTGGGCGGCATGCTGGTGACCTGGAGCCAGCTCGGCTATGGCCCGGCCTTCTTCATCCAGCAGCTGGGCCAGGACAATACGATGGCGACCCATCTGTTCGTTGGCATGGTCAAGGCCCCGGTCTTCGCCATCGTCATCGCCGCCATCGGCTGCCGTCAGGGGATGTCGGTCGCCGGCGACGTCGAGAGCCTGGGACGCAGGGTCACCGCGGCGGTGGTTCAGGCCATCTTCGCCATCATCCTCCTGGACGCCGTCTTCGCCCTGATCTTCCTGGAGCTGAACCTGTGA
- a CDS encoding UdgX family uracil-DNA binding protein (This protein belongs to the uracil DNA glycosylase superfamily, members of which act in excision repair of DNA. However, it belongs more specifically to UdgX branch, whose founding member was found to bind uracil in DNA (where it does not belong), without cleaving it, appears to promote DNA repair by a pathway involving RecA, rather than base excision.) has protein sequence MRVAVLASETDFDGWRLAARAFRLAGVAPGEARFVVGEDLQGGLFDAAAGEGESALPDKARPLRVPQAFVDMAHDVVLHRTPDRFDLLYRILWRLQAERDLMRVRSDRDVSDAMDRQRNVSRASHKMKAFVRFRQAFDEEGECWVAWFEPAHRVLARTAPFFANRFTTMRWSILTPDGSCFWDGKAMSFGPPAQASDAPQEDEIEEFWKTYYASTFNPARLKTKTMQGEMPKRYWKNLPEAALIPELVAASAVRTETMVGTPHSEPNARLAKAIFRHNRDGAFEEGFSPSNLDELRHGVQACRRCPLWRDATQGVCGEGPPRAKLMIVGEQPGDHEDLAGRPFVGPAGQLLNDAFREAGIDRDEAFVTNAVKHFKHEPRGKRRLHRTPTTSEVTACRWWLDHERALVRPKVVLTLGSTATLGVLGRKVTVTRERGMPIPLTDGSHALVTVHPAYLLRLPDEAARRREHAVFIQDLKRVRQLL, from the coding sequence ATGCGCGTCGCGGTCCTGGCCTCGGAGACCGATTTCGACGGCTGGCGTCTGGCCGCGCGGGCGTTCCGGCTGGCGGGGGTGGCGCCGGGCGAGGCCCGGTTCGTGGTCGGGGAGGACCTTCAGGGCGGGTTGTTCGACGCCGCGGCGGGCGAGGGAGAGTCTGCGCTTCCGGACAAGGCGCGGCCGCTCCGCGTGCCCCAGGCCTTCGTGGATATGGCCCACGACGTGGTCCTGCACCGCACCCCGGACCGGTTCGACCTGCTGTACCGCATCCTTTGGCGGCTTCAGGCCGAGCGCGACCTGATGCGGGTGCGCTCGGACCGCGACGTCTCCGACGCCATGGACCGGCAGCGCAACGTCAGCCGCGCCAGCCACAAGATGAAGGCCTTCGTCCGCTTCCGTCAGGCCTTCGACGAGGAGGGCGAATGCTGGGTGGCCTGGTTCGAGCCCGCGCATAGGGTCCTGGCTCGCACCGCCCCCTTCTTTGCCAACCGGTTCACCACCATGCGCTGGTCGATCCTGACGCCGGACGGCTCATGCTTCTGGGACGGCAAGGCCATGAGCTTCGGCCCGCCCGCCCAGGCCTCGGACGCCCCGCAGGAGGACGAGATCGAGGAGTTCTGGAAAACCTACTACGCCTCCACCTTCAATCCGGCCCGGCTGAAGACAAAGACCATGCAGGGCGAGATGCCCAAGCGATACTGGAAAAACCTGCCCGAAGCCGCCCTGATCCCGGAACTGGTCGCCGCCTCGGCGGTTCGCACGGAAACCATGGTCGGAACTCCGCATTCCGAACCCAACGCCCGGCTGGCCAAGGCGATCTTCCGACACAACCGCGACGGCGCCTTCGAGGAGGGGTTTTCGCCGTCGAACCTCGATGAGCTGCGCCACGGGGTCCAGGCCTGCCGCCGTTGCCCGCTGTGGCGTGATGCGACGCAAGGCGTCTGCGGCGAAGGCCCGCCGCGCGCGAAGCTGATGATTGTGGGCGAGCAGCCGGGCGATCACGAGGACCTTGCCGGCCGTCCTTTCGTCGGTCCGGCGGGACAGCTGCTCAACGATGCTTTCCGCGAGGCCGGCATCGACCGGGACGAGGCCTTCGTCACCAATGCGGTCAAACACTTCAAGCACGAGCCGCGCGGCAAGCGCCGCCTGCACCGAACGCCGACGACCAGCGAGGTCACCGCCTGCCGCTGGTGGCTGGATCACGAGCGGGCTCTGGTTCGGCCCAAGGTGGTGCTGACGCTGGGGTCGACCGCGACACTGGGCGTACTGGGGCGAAAGGTCACGGTGACCCGCGAGCGGGGGATGCCCATTCCTCTGACGGACGGCTCCCATGCTCTCGTCACCGTCCATCCGGCCTATCTGCTGCGCCTGCCCGACGAGGCCGCCAGGCGCCGCGAACACGCCGTCTTCATCCAGGATCTGAAACGCGTCCGTCAGCTGCTGTGA
- a CDS encoding putative DNA modification/repair radical SAM protein encodes MAQLDLRKKLSVLADAAKYDASCSSSGTGKRNSIGGKGIGSTEGMGICHAYTPDGRCVSLLKILLTNFCIYDCAYCINRVSSNVQRARFSVQEVVDLTLNFYRRNYIEGLFLSSGIIQSGDYTMEQLVLVAKSLRLDHDFRGYIHLKLIPEADPRLVEEAGLYADRLSANIEVPREEALTRLAPQKDLAVIKKAMGQVRLKVEAAKPQKKDRIKPPKFAPGGQSTQLIVGADGAPDTEILDRSASLYGGYGLRRVYYSAFSPIPDSSAALPLSKPPLMREHRLYQADWLMRFYGFSAPEIGEATTGGMLDLAVDPKLAWALNRRELFPVNVNTADREALLRVPGLGVKSVDRMISVRRYRTLRLEDVARLCRGIDKVRPFITALDWTPGGLTDAVDLRARLTPTVEPVQMSLF; translated from the coding sequence ATGGCTCAACTCGATCTGCGCAAGAAGTTGTCGGTCCTGGCGGACGCGGCGAAATACGACGCCTCCTGTTCCTCGTCCGGCACGGGGAAGCGGAACTCCATCGGGGGCAAGGGCATCGGCTCCACCGAGGGGATGGGCATCTGTCACGCCTATACGCCGGACGGGCGCTGCGTCAGCCTGCTCAAGATCCTGCTGACCAATTTCTGCATCTACGACTGCGCCTACTGCATCAACCGGGTGTCCTCGAACGTCCAGCGCGCGCGGTTTTCGGTGCAGGAGGTCGTGGACCTGACGCTGAACTTCTATCGGCGCAACTATATCGAGGGGCTGTTCCTGTCCTCGGGCATCATCCAGTCCGGCGACTACACGATGGAGCAGCTGGTCCTTGTGGCGAAGTCGCTCAGGCTCGACCACGACTTTCGGGGCTATATCCATCTGAAGCTGATCCCCGAGGCCGATCCCCGGCTGGTCGAGGAGGCGGGCCTCTACGCTGACCGGCTCTCGGCCAATATCGAGGTGCCGCGCGAGGAGGCCCTGACGCGCCTCGCGCCGCAGAAGGACCTCGCCGTCATCAAGAAGGCCATGGGTCAAGTCCGGCTCAAGGTCGAGGCCGCGAAGCCGCAGAAGAAGGACCGGATCAAACCGCCGAAATTCGCTCCGGGCGGCCAGAGCACTCAGCTGATCGTCGGCGCTGACGGGGCGCCGGACACTGAAATCCTCGACCGCAGCGCCTCGCTCTACGGCGGCTACGGCCTGCGCCGGGTCTATTATTCGGCCTTCAGCCCGATCCCGGATTCCAGCGCGGCCCTGCCTTTGTCGAAGCCGCCGCTGATGCGTGAGCACCGGCTTTATCAGGCCGACTGGCTGATGCGGTTCTACGGCTTCTCGGCGCCCGAGATCGGCGAAGCGACGACCGGCGGTATGCTGGACCTGGCCGTCGATCCCAAACTGGCCTGGGCCCTGAACCGGCGCGAGCTGTTCCCGGTCAATGTGAACACGGCCGACCGCGAGGCCCTGCTGCGCGTGCCCGGCCTGGGGGTGAAGTCGGTCGATCGGATGATTTCGGTGCGGCGCTATCGGACGCTGCGGCTGGAAGACGTGGCGCGGCTGTGTCGGGGCATCGACAAGGTCCGGCCCTTCATCACCGCCCTGGACTGGACGCCCGGCGGCCTGACCGACGCCGTCGACCTGCGCGCCCGGCTGACTCCGACGGTCGAGCCGGTTCAGATGAGCCTGTTCTGA
- a CDS encoding flagellin produces the protein MSRVSTTGNYQSALLNLMSAQAQQNEAQTRLSTQKIATDMKGFGRGAESLTALKAAQNRVQGFIDTGTAVADRLESQDLALNQVGDGVTGARSAIGSALATENINTLMLELQGQFQSIQNGLNAQHQGNYLFAGSDSTKAPVTVSTMAELKAAPSIASTFTNDDLPQTSRLGEQTTVRTGYLADDLGTTIFQIFKDIQAYNDDPATGPLTGKPTDAQKTFLTAQLNRLDTASTATIEVISRNGALAKQVESTNASHEAQVAQLGDMVNTKTEADMAKAVTDIQLAQLAVQASAQVISQLKDTSLLNYLR, from the coding sequence ATGAGCCGCGTTTCGACCACGGGCAATTATCAGTCGGCACTTCTCAATCTGATGTCGGCCCAGGCCCAGCAGAATGAGGCCCAGACCCGGCTGTCGACGCAGAAGATCGCCACCGACATGAAGGGCTTCGGGCGCGGGGCCGAGAGCCTGACCGCCCTGAAGGCCGCCCAGAACCGCGTCCAGGGCTTCATCGACACCGGCACGGCGGTCGCTGACCGGCTGGAGAGCCAGGACCTTGCCCTGAACCAGGTCGGCGACGGCGTCACCGGCGCCCGCTCGGCCATAGGCAGCGCCCTGGCCACCGAGAACATCAACACCCTGATGCTGGAGCTGCAGGGCCAGTTCCAGTCGATCCAGAACGGGCTGAACGCCCAGCACCAGGGCAACTATCTGTTCGCCGGCTCCGACTCGACCAAGGCGCCGGTCACCGTCTCGACCATGGCCGAGTTGAAGGCCGCACCGAGCATCGCCTCGACCTTCACCAACGACGATCTGCCCCAGACCTCGCGTCTGGGCGAGCAGACAACGGTCCGCACCGGCTATCTGGCCGACGACCTGGGCACGACGATCTTCCAGATTTTCAAGGACATCCAGGCCTATAACGACGATCCGGCGACCGGCCCCCTGACCGGCAAGCCGACCGACGCCCAGAAGACCTTCCTGACCGCCCAGCTCAACCGGCTGGATACGGCCAGCACCGCGACGATCGAGGTCATCTCGCGCAACGGCGCCCTGGCCAAACAGGTCGAGAGCACCAACGCCAGCCACGAGGCCCAGGTCGCCCAGCTCGGCGACATGGTCAACACCAAGACCGAGGCCGATATGGCCAAGGCCGTCACCGACATCCAGCTGGCCCAGCTGGCGGTCCAGGCATCGGCCCAGGTGATCAGCCAGCTCAAGGATACGTCCCTGCTGAACTATCTGCGGTAG